The stretch of DNA GGCCACGGTGGACCAGAGCACGTCGTGCCCGAGCGCCGCGATCGCCGGGTCGTCGGTGATCGTGCCGACGAAGGTGAACCCGTACGACCCGGCGACCTGCGCCAGGTTCGCCATCACGATGACGTCCGCGGCGATGATGCCCCAGCCGCCCATCCACCCGGCGACCGGTCCGAACGCGCGGGTCACCCACGTGAAGGTGGTCCCGCAGTCCGGGTCGAGGCGGTTCAGCTCCCTGCACGCGACCGCGATCATCCACATCGGGACGAACGCGAGCAGCAGGACGGCCGGCGCCTTGACCCCGGTGAGCAGCACGCCCCCGCTCGCCACGACCAGGCCGAGGCTCGCCGCCAGGCTGTACGCCGGCGCGGTCGACGACAGCCCGACGACGATGCTGCCGACCAGGCCGACGGCGCCGGGACGCAGGCCCTTCGCCGTGTCGGACGATCCGGTGGTCGTCATCGCGGCGTGCTCACGCCCTCGACGGTGGCGGTGACGGCGGTTCAGGTCTCTGAGACCGGGTCGTGGCACGGGTACCCGAGGTGCTCCGCGGCCGCCCGCATGCCGGCGTCGTGGGTGACGATCGTGGCGTCGAGACCGGCGGCGATGACCGAGCCGAGGTGGACCGCGTCCAGGGTCTTGACGTGGGGTTCGATGGACTCCGCGGCAGCGAGCACGCCGTCCGTGACCGGCAGGACGTCGACGACGTCGAGGAGCTCGTTCCGGAGTGCGACCGGGAGCCGCTCGCGTCGGAGCACACGGGTGAGTTCCGTCTGCAGCAGACGAGACGTCACCAGATCGTGGTCAGGGTCCGCCGAGACGCCGTCGATCCACTCGGCGGCGGACGGTGAGTGCCCGAGCAGTGCCCGGAGCGCGACCGACGTGTCGAGGTAGTAGACCGTCACCGGTCGCGCTCGTCCGCCAGGAGCTCGTCGATGTCCCGTGCGGTCTGCAGCTCGTGTCGGGGGAGCTGCGCGAGGCGCGAGCCCCCCGCACGCTTCCTCGGGACGACCGGGAGGCCGGGAGCCAACGGGACGACCCGCGCCACTTCGTGGTCGTGGCGGGTCACGCGGTAGGTCTCGCCCGCTTCGACCTCGGCGAGCATGCGCGTCGGGTTCTGCCGCAGCTGTCCCACGGTGATGGTCTTCATGACCGAAGGATACGCGGTTGTCTACCGATGTCTACGTGTGAGTACCCGCTGATCCCGCGCCCGCCGGGAGCCGGTGGCTATCGTGGAGCGCATGACCGACGTCGCACGCACCTCAGGGATCCACACCGACGAGCTCGACCCGGACGTCCGCCCGCAGGACGACCTCTACCGGTACGTGAACGGGACGTGGATCGCCGAGACGCCGATCCCCGACGACAAGGCCCGGTACGGCTCCTTCACGGTGCTCGCCGAGGACGCCGAGGTCGCCGTGCGCGAGATCGTCGAGCGCTCGCAGCAGGCCGAGCCCGGCACCGAGGAGCGCAAGGTCGGCGACCTCTACACGTCCTTCACCGACGAGGAACGGCTCGAGGCTCTCGGCACCGGCCCGATCGACCCGCTGCTCGGCGAGATCGACGCC from Curtobacterium sp. SGAir0471 encodes:
- a CDS encoding type II toxin-antitoxin system VapC family toxin, with the translated sequence MTVYYLDTSVALRALLGHSPSAAEWIDGVSADPDHDLVTSRLLQTELTRVLRRERLPVALRNELLDVVDVLPVTDGVLAAAESIEPHVKTLDAVHLGSVIAAGLDATIVTHDAGMRAAAEHLGYPCHDPVSET
- a CDS encoding type II toxin-antitoxin system Phd/YefM family antitoxin yields the protein MKTITVGQLRQNPTRMLAEVEAGETYRVTRHDHEVARVVPLAPGLPVVPRKRAGGSRLAQLPRHELQTARDIDELLADERDR